The Nitrospira sp. CR1.1 DNA window TTGATCAAGGACACATTGAACGGAGTGAATTCGGGTTCGTGAACCAGGCCACACATCCTTCCTATCGCATGTTCATCAGCGGAACCGCGTTGGAGCTCGAGAATTGGAGCAACCAACTTACCGAAGGCACCGCACGGGTGACACTCAATGGCCTGTTCATGGGGACTGGAGCTACGACGATCACCGGGGCGTTTCGGCCGGAACTCGAGTCGCCGGACTTTGACCTCTCTGTGAAAATTGTCAAGACGAAGGTCACGACGCTGAATCAATTGCTGCGCGCATATGGGGGAATCGATGCCGCAGGCGGCCTCTTTTCTCTCTTCAGCGAGGTCAGCGTCAAACACGGGAAGGTGAAGGGATACTTAAAGCCTCTATTTAAGGATGTCACGGCGTACGATCCGCAACAGGACCGGGATAAGGGACTCCTCAACCAGATTTATGAGAAGGCTATCAATGCCTTGGCGGGGATATTGAAAAATACTCCTCGGGATGAGATCGCAACGAAAACCGACCTGACAGGCACCGTGGGTAACCCACAAGCCAGCACCTGGGAGCTGCTGCTGACCCTCCTACAAAACGCGTTCTTCGACGCGGTTCTCCCCGGGCTTGAAGGTAAAGTACACCATGAAGATTAATGCGGGATTACCGCTTTGCTCTGCCGGCGACTCTCGGAAAATACCCTAGGGGAGCGCCTAGTGGCCCTCAAGGAGAATGTTTTCTATCATATCGATTTAGTCGACCGCCTGCAGTTCATTCCGAAAGACAGGGGGTGGGTTATGAAGCCGGAGATGAAGAGATTGATCCCCATCTGCTGCGTATGTGAAAACGTTCGAGGTGAAAACTTGTCTCCGGGTGCGGAGCCCGAATGGGGACCTCTAAAGTTGTATCTCGATACGCATCGCCTCGCGATTGGAGCCTATCGCCTCATCCACGCCTATTGCCCCGCTTGCGCTGTGCAGTTCGCCAAACTGGGAAGAACGGTCTGCCCGGCCGTCACTGAGGAATATCATGAGACCGACAACAGTGTGACACTGACCATTCTCGATGCCTTCGACCATATGCAGCAGTGCGACCTCGATATGCTCGTGGAAGCCTGCCCGACCCTCACCTGGAATCAGGTATTTTCAGAGGTCGACCGTCTCAGCCGTATGGGACACCTGCGCTTGAGCCATCTCGGACAGGGCCGCTACACCATCGAACGGCCGCAACCTGTTGCGGCAGGCGTCGGTTCGTAACCTTTACGCGGTTCCGGAGCGCGCATGGTTCACCGCCTGAAAACACACCTCCGCCTTCACCGGCAGGTGGTCGGAGGCGGCGAGGCTCTCGCCAGAATGATGGGCATGGATACTACGTAACGACTGAGGGGGCGACACCCAGATCCGGTCCAACGCCAAAATGGGACAGACGGTGGGAAACGTAGGCGGAGCAGCAGGCGAACCGAACACCCTCCGCAGGACCCGAAGCGACTTTCCCCACCCTTGCCATTCGTTCAGGTCGCCCATGAGAATCGTCAGTTCTTCCTCTGGCACCTGCAAGAACTCCAGCAACCGGGTCGCCTGCAACGGACGCTCTTTCGGCCACAGCCCTAAATGCGTCGTGACCACGTGGATGATCGCGCCCTGACACAGCATATCTGCGGCCAGGGCGCCCCGCGGCTCATGTGTCCCGACGGAAAGATCCCACCGCCTAACGTTTCTCACAGGGTACCGTGTCAGCAAGGCATTGCCGTATGTCCCGGCCTCGGATGTCCGAACCGGTCCCCCTACCGCAATCATGCCTAATCTGACGGCAAGCCAGGTCAAAATCTGATCGGGGTCCGGGCCCGGAAACTCCACTTCCTGCAGCGCCACTATGTCCGCGTCCATCTCCTGCAGCACCCGCAGAATACGGTTCGGATCATACCGTCCGTCCCTCCCGAATCCGCGATGAATGTTGTACGAGGCGACCCGCATACGCATCCACTGCATCCTTTCCGGCAATCAGGTCACGGAAATCGAGGATCGATCGGCGACCGGCGCCGCCGCGGGCCGTCCGGCCTGCATCCTTCCCGACAGGTACCACACGCCCGCCCAGGCCGCGGTCACAACCAGTCCCACCATCGCGAAGGCCTGCCAACTTGGTTCACGGACAGCATCCTCGAGACCGCCCACAAACGTCGCCATGATGGCAATCCCAGGCATCATCCCGAGCACTGTCCCCAACACAAAATTCCTCAGGGACACAGGCGAGGCTCCGGCAACCAGATTGATCACGGAGAAGGGCGCAATCGGAAGGACCCTCACCAGGAACACCGCCCAGAAACCTCGTTCGGCAATGCGCCGGCTCAGATGTTC harbors:
- a CDS encoding endonuclease, with protein sequence MQWMRMRVASYNIHRGFGRDGRYDPNRILRVLQEMDADIVALQEVEFPGPDPDQILTWLAVRLGMIAVGGPVRTSEAGTYGNALLTRYPVRNVRRWDLSVGTHEPRGALAADMLCQGAIIHVVTTHLGLWPKERPLQATRLLEFLQVPEEELTILMGDLNEWQGWGKSLRVLRRVFGSPAAPPTFPTVCPILALDRIWVSPPQSLRSIHAHHSGESLAASDHLPVKAEVCFQAVNHARSGTA